A genome region from Geminicoccus roseus DSM 18922 includes the following:
- a CDS encoding 2-hydroxyacid dehydrogenase has translation MALLFASTADDPELWRRELGRRLPGLEIRVHPEIGDPADIDLALVWLPPPGLLASLPNLKAILSLGAGVDAMLDDPTLPADLPLCRLVDPSLTATMSEYVLLHVLKYHRMQDLFARDQRERRWQLRLPAPASSTRVGILGLGVLGTDAARVLAGHGFSLRGWSRSQKQLDGVACFAGPAQLPAFLAQTDILVCLLPLTAETTGILDRDLFARLPKGARLVHVGRGAQLVEEDLLDALDRGQLGGATVDVFVQEPLPPEHPFWAHPAIDITPHAASYSDPAVGADVIAENIRRFFDGRPLQHVVDRARGY, from the coding sequence TTGGCGTTGTTGTTCGCGAGCACCGCGGATGATCCGGAACTCTGGCGGAGGGAACTCGGCCGCCGGCTGCCCGGGCTGGAGATCAGGGTCCATCCCGAGATCGGCGATCCGGCGGACATCGACCTGGCGCTGGTCTGGCTGCCGCCGCCGGGCCTGCTCGCATCCCTGCCGAACCTGAAGGCGATCCTGTCGCTGGGTGCCGGCGTCGACGCGATGCTGGACGACCCGACCCTGCCGGCCGACCTGCCGCTCTGCCGCCTGGTCGACCCCTCGCTCACCGCCACGATGAGCGAGTACGTGCTGCTGCACGTGCTGAAGTACCACCGGATGCAGGACCTGTTCGCCCGCGACCAGCGCGAGCGCCGCTGGCAGCTGCGCCTGCCGGCGCCGGCCTCCAGCACCCGGGTCGGCATCCTAGGGCTGGGGGTTCTCGGCACCGATGCCGCCCGGGTCCTGGCCGGCCACGGCTTCAGCCTGCGCGGCTGGTCGCGCAGCCAGAAGCAGCTGGACGGGGTCGCCTGCTTTGCCGGGCCGGCGCAGCTGCCGGCGTTCCTGGCGCAGACCGACATCCTGGTCTGCCTGCTGCCGCTCACCGCCGAGACAACGGGCATCCTCGACCGGGACCTGTTCGCCCGGCTGCCCAAGGGCGCCCGGCTGGTCCATGTCGGCCGTGGCGCCCAGCTGGTCGAGGAGGATCTCCTGGACGCGCTGGACCGGGGCCAGCTCGGCGGGGCCACGGTCGACGTGTTCGTGCAGGAGCCGCTGCCGCCGGAGCATCCCTTCTGGGCGCATCCGGCGATCGACATCACCCCCCATGCCGCCAGCTACAGCGATCCCGCGGTCGGCGCGGACGTTATTGCCGAAAACATCCGGCGCTTTTTCGATGGCCGGCCGTTGCAGCACGTGGTGGATCGTGCACGCGGCTACTGA
- the parA gene encoding ParA family partition ATPase → MTSRIVTIAQSKGGAGKTTLAVQLATAMLAAGEEVCVIDVDPQGSLSRWFEERQRRRDPADRLALVKTGGWRLGVELGRVVRDFSTVVVDTPPHAGTELKATIREASLVLVPCQPSPLDVWASRPTLEIAAKEGRPIRFLMNRVPPRGRSIEEAQGALAQLGAVPLEAVLGNRQSYVAAMARGLGVLEHEPRGTAAQEVAQLCREVTSITRSGGARTA, encoded by the coding sequence ATGACGTCCAGGATCGTGACGATCGCGCAGAGCAAGGGCGGGGCGGGCAAGACCACGCTCGCGGTCCAGCTCGCCACGGCGATGCTCGCCGCCGGCGAGGAGGTCTGCGTCATCGACGTCGACCCCCAGGGCAGCCTCAGCCGCTGGTTCGAGGAACGGCAGCGCCGGCGCGACCCGGCCGACCGGCTGGCCCTGGTCAAGACCGGCGGCTGGCGGCTGGGCGTGGAGCTCGGCCGGGTGGTGCGCGACTTCTCCACCGTGGTGGTCGATACCCCGCCCCATGCCGGCACCGAACTGAAGGCCACGATCCGCGAGGCGTCGCTGGTCCTGGTACCCTGCCAGCCCAGCCCGTTGGACGTGTGGGCCAGCCGGCCGACCCTGGAGATCGCCGCCAAGGAAGGGCGGCCGATCCGCTTTTTGATGAACCGGGTGCCGCCGCGCGGCCGCTCGATCGAGGAGGCGCAGGGGGCCTTGGCGCAGCTGGGCGCCGTGCCACTTGAGGCGGTACTCGGCAACCGCCAGAGCTATGTCGCCGCCATGGCGCGGGGCCTGGGCGTGCTCGAGCATGAACCGCGCGGCACGGCGGCCCAGGAGGTCGCCCAGCTGTGCCGGGAAGTCACCAGCATCACACGATCGGGCGGCGCCCGAACGGCTTGA
- a CDS encoding glutamate--cysteine ligase: MSAPPSGKGEPVDRKQQLVDWIASGEKPAEAWRIGTEHEKFVFRRADLSPVPFDGPDGIAAVLEGLAGRFGWERLVEDGKVVALTRNGCNITLEPGGQLELSGAPLRTIHETCAEVAGHLEECRSVAEPLGLGMLGVGFQPLWPRAAIPWMPKGRYAIMRRYMQRQGTLGLDMMLRTCTVQVNLDYADEADMVKKLRVSLALQPLATALFANSPFSEGTPNGFKSYRAHVWTDTDADRTGIPAFVFEDGMSYERWVDYALDTPMYFVYRDGAYLDVAGRSFRDFLKGELPELPGEKPTLSDWSDHVTTLFPEVRLKKYLEMRGADCGASDQLCGLPALWVGLLYDQTSLDAAWDLVRDWSVAEMEELRGAVPKLGLQAPFRDGTVQDLARRVLAIAEHGLKARGRLDWIGTSEESYLSDLHETAASGVTPADRKLRLYHGRWNGSVRPMFGEYAF; the protein is encoded by the coding sequence ATGTCGGCACCACCTAGCGGCAAGGGTGAGCCCGTCGATCGCAAGCAGCAGCTGGTCGACTGGATCGCCTCGGGCGAGAAGCCGGCCGAAGCCTGGCGGATCGGCACCGAGCACGAGAAGTTCGTGTTCCGGCGCGCCGACCTGTCGCCGGTGCCGTTCGACGGCCCGGACGGGATCGCCGCGGTCCTGGAGGGGCTGGCCGGCCGGTTCGGCTGGGAGCGCCTGGTCGAGGACGGCAAGGTGGTCGCCCTGACCCGCAACGGCTGCAACATCACCCTGGAGCCTGGCGGGCAGCTCGAGCTGTCCGGGGCGCCGCTGCGCACCATCCACGAGACCTGCGCCGAGGTGGCCGGGCATCTGGAGGAGTGCCGCTCGGTGGCCGAGCCGCTCGGGCTGGGCATGCTGGGGGTGGGCTTCCAGCCGCTCTGGCCGCGCGCGGCGATCCCCTGGATGCCCAAGGGCCGCTACGCGATCATGCGCCGCTACATGCAGCGCCAGGGCACGCTCGGCCTGGACATGATGCTGCGCACCTGCACCGTCCAGGTGAACCTGGACTATGCCGACGAAGCCGACATGGTGAAGAAGCTGCGGGTGTCGCTGGCCCTGCAGCCGCTGGCCACCGCCCTGTTCGCCAACTCGCCCTTCTCCGAGGGCACGCCCAACGGCTTCAAGAGCTACCGGGCCCATGTCTGGACCGACACCGACGCGGACCGCACCGGCATCCCGGCCTTCGTGTTCGAGGACGGGATGAGCTACGAGCGCTGGGTCGACTATGCGCTCGATACGCCCATGTACTTCGTCTACCGGGACGGCGCCTATCTGGACGTGGCGGGCCGCTCGTTCCGCGACTTCCTGAAGGGCGAGCTGCCGGAACTGCCGGGCGAGAAGCCGACCTTGAGCGACTGGTCGGACCATGTCACCACGCTGTTCCCCGAGGTGCGGCTGAAGAAGTACCTGGAGATGCGCGGCGCCGATTGCGGGGCGTCCGACCAGCTCTGCGGCCTGCCGGCGCTGTGGGTCGGGCTGCTCTACGACCAGACCTCGCTGGATGCCGCCTGGGACCTGGTGCGCGACTGGAGCGTCGCGGAGATGGAGGAATTGCGCGGCGCGGTGCCGAAGCTGGGCCTGCAGGCGCCGTTCCGGGACGGCACCGTCCAGGACCTGGCGCGGCGGGTGCTGGCCATCGCCGAGCATGGCCTGAAGGCGCGCGGCCGGCTGGACTGGATCGGCACCAGCGAGGAGAGCTATCTTTCGGACCTGCACGAGACCGCGGCCAGCGGCGTCACCCCGGCCGACCGCAAGCTGCGGCTCTATCACGGCCGCTGGAACGGCTCGGTCCGGCCGATGTTCGGCGAATACGCCTTCTGA
- the rpmF gene encoding 50S ribosomal protein L32, whose translation MAVPKKKVSKSRRDMRRAHDALSVPTIIEDKVTGEYRRPHHVDLKTGMYRGRQVITPKGSNAEG comes from the coding sequence ATGGCCGTTCCGAAAAAGAAAGTTTCCAAGTCGCGCCGCGACATGCGCCGGGCGCATGACGCCTTGTCCGTGCCGACCATCATCGAGGACAAGGTCACCGGCGAATATCGTCGTCCGCATCATGTCGACCTGAAGACCGGCATGTATCGCGGCCGCCAGGTGATCACGCCCAAGGGCAGCAACGCCGAGGGCTGA
- a CDS encoding DegT/DnrJ/EryC1/StrS family aminotransferase, protein MAVSPIPFVDLAAQRRRLEGRIEAAVQRVVAGGAYIMGPEVAELERRMGEHSGVKHVVSCANGTQALELVLRAWGIGPGDAVFVPAFTFAATGEAPAWLGATPVFCDVEEQTFNLDPASLEVAIGHAERQGLRPRAVIPVDLFGVPADYQAIHAIARRHGLLVLQDAAQSYGAMRDGRRAGGHALAGATSFYPAKPLGCYGDGGAMLTDDDELAAKLRSLRFHGMGGGGQYDNVQVGTTGRLDTIQAAILLEKLAILDEEQAARQRVADRYEQGLSNLAATPRVPEGVASAWAQYTLRISDRDAVKAELAEAGIPTMVYYPKALADQAAFAGALTSPGGLEVSRRLTGEVLSLPIHPYLDEAAQDRVVDAVRTALLKRAG, encoded by the coding sequence ATGGCTGTTTCCCCGATCCCGTTTGTCGACCTGGCCGCGCAGCGCCGGCGCCTGGAGGGGCGCATCGAGGCGGCGGTGCAGCGGGTGGTGGCAGGCGGCGCCTACATCATGGGGCCGGAGGTGGCGGAGCTGGAGCGCCGGATGGGCGAGCACAGCGGGGTGAAGCACGTGGTGAGCTGCGCCAACGGCACCCAGGCTTTGGAACTGGTGCTGCGCGCCTGGGGGATCGGGCCGGGCGACGCCGTGTTCGTGCCGGCCTTCACCTTCGCCGCCACCGGCGAGGCGCCGGCCTGGCTGGGCGCCACCCCGGTCTTCTGCGACGTCGAGGAGCAGACCTTCAACCTGGACCCGGCCAGCCTGGAGGTCGCGATCGGCCATGCGGAGCGGCAGGGGCTGCGGCCGCGGGCGGTGATCCCGGTCGACCTGTTCGGGGTGCCGGCCGACTACCAGGCTATCCATGCCATCGCCCGGCGCCATGGCCTGTTGGTGCTGCAGGACGCGGCGCAAAGCTATGGTGCCATGCGCGATGGCCGGCGCGCCGGGGGGCATGCCCTGGCCGGCGCCACCAGCTTCTACCCGGCCAAGCCGCTGGGATGCTACGGCGATGGCGGGGCGATGCTCACCGACGACGACGAGCTGGCGGCAAAGCTGCGCTCCCTGCGCTTCCACGGCATGGGCGGCGGCGGCCAGTACGACAATGTCCAGGTCGGCACCACCGGCCGGCTCGACACCATCCAGGCTGCCATCCTGCTGGAGAAGCTGGCGATCCTGGACGAGGAGCAGGCGGCCCGGCAGCGTGTGGCCGACCGCTACGAGCAGGGCCTCTCCAATCTGGCGGCGACGCCGCGCGTCCCGGAAGGGGTGGCCTCGGCCTGGGCGCAGTACACGCTGCGCATCTCCGACCGGGACGCGGTCAAGGCGGAACTGGCGGAGGCCGGCATCCCGACCATGGTCTATTATCCCAAGGCGCTGGCGGACCAGGCGGCCTTCGCGGGCGCGCTGACCAGCCCCGGCGGGCTGGAGGTCAGCCGCCGTCTGACCGGCGAGGTACTGTCCCTGCCGATCCATCCCTATCTGGACGAGGCGGCGCAGGACCGGGTGGTGGACGCGGTGCGCACCGCGCTGCTGAAGCGCGCCGGCTGA
- a CDS encoding PRC-barrel domain-containing protein — MTAAHSPTNGDEIGGAEDIVVSCQEGIGAIVIGVRGFLGIGDRPVAIPFDQVILDQAARRLAGDPYRFRGVASVSRRSRETVARNGTRGRDTSSPRSSIHVVRGWAAGPWLMRTGQLPGDHHDSCAGASSCVEPIHRRPHVRQP, encoded by the coding sequence ATGACCGCGGCACACTCGCCAACCAATGGCGATGAAATCGGCGGTGCCGAAGACATCGTCGTCAGCTGCCAGGAAGGTATCGGGGCGATCGTGATCGGCGTTCGCGGGTTCCTGGGGATCGGCGACCGCCCGGTGGCCATCCCCTTCGATCAGGTTATCCTGGATCAGGCCGCGCGCCGGCTGGCGGGCGATCCCTATCGGTTTCGGGGCGTCGCCAGCGTGTCGAGGCGATCGAGGGAGACCGTTGCGCGGAATGGAACCCGAGGGCGTGACACATCCTCTCCAAGGAGTTCGATCCACGTCGTCCGGGGCTGGGCGGCCGGGCCCTGGCTCATGCGGACGGGGCAGTTACCTGGAGATCACCATGACTCATGCGCCGGAGCATCAAGCTGCGTCGAACCCATCCACAGGCGGCCCCATGTCCGACAGCCATGA
- a CDS encoding phosphoketolase family protein: MSDSHDLHLLDAYWRAANYLSVGQIYLLDNPLLREPLAAEHVKPRLLGHWGTTPGLNFIYAHLNRLIRSRDLDMLYICGPGHGGPGMVANTYLEGSYSEIYPDITRDAEGMRKLFRQFSFPGGIPSHAAPETPGSIHEGGELGYALAHACGAALDNPDLTVACVIGDGEAETGALAASWHSNKFLHPVHDGTVLPILHLNGYKIANPTVLSRLDDEELRHLFMGYGYQPFFVEGEDPMTMHRAMADTLDRVADRIAAIRAEARGQERPARPRWPMIVLRSPKGWTGPKEVEGKKVEGFWRAHQVPLSKVREDEGHLRLLEEWMKSYRPDELFDPEGRLRPELAALAPRGSKRMGTIPHANGGLLRHELRQPALEDHALDVASPGEPTGEATRVLGAYLRDVIRLNEDRRNFRLMGPDETSSNRLDAVFEATERQWMEPILPEDVHLAPQGRVMEILSEHLCQGWLEGYLLTGRHGMFSCYEAFIHIVDSMFNQHAKWLKVSRELDWRRPISSLNYLLTSHVWRQDHNGFSHQDPGFVDLVANKKADVVRIYFPPDANSLLVVADHCLGTYDRINVIVAGKQPAPQWLSLEEARRHCKAGAGIWHWASNDQDGASPDVVMACAGDVPTIETIAAVDLLRRHLPELRIRVVNVVDLMTLQSDDMHPHGFPDRAFDALFTPDRPVIFAYHGYPYLIHRLTYRRANHANIHVHGYQEEGTTTTPFDMVVLNKLDRFHLAIAAIDRIPHLRERAAHVRQALRDRLIEHHDYIRRHGEDMPEIKEWRWSSHHESAPS, translated from the coding sequence ATGTCCGACAGCCATGATCTGCACCTGCTCGATGCCTACTGGCGTGCGGCCAACTATCTCTCGGTCGGGCAGATCTACCTGCTGGACAACCCGCTCCTGCGCGAGCCCCTGGCAGCGGAGCACGTCAAGCCCAGGCTGCTTGGCCATTGGGGAACCACGCCTGGGCTGAACTTCATCTATGCCCATCTGAACCGGCTGATCCGCAGCCGCGACCTCGACATGCTCTATATCTGCGGGCCCGGCCATGGCGGTCCGGGCATGGTGGCGAACACCTACCTGGAAGGCAGCTACAGCGAGATCTACCCGGACATCACGCGGGACGCGGAGGGAATGCGAAAGCTGTTCCGGCAGTTCTCCTTTCCGGGCGGGATCCCCAGCCATGCCGCACCGGAAACGCCGGGCTCGATCCATGAAGGCGGCGAGCTTGGATATGCCCTGGCGCATGCCTGCGGTGCCGCCCTGGACAACCCGGACCTGACGGTCGCCTGCGTGATCGGGGACGGCGAGGCGGAAACCGGAGCGTTGGCAGCGTCATGGCATTCCAACAAGTTCCTGCACCCGGTCCATGACGGCACGGTGCTGCCGATCCTGCATCTGAACGGCTACAAGATCGCCAATCCCACCGTGTTGTCGCGGCTGGACGACGAGGAACTCCGGCATCTGTTCATGGGCTATGGCTACCAGCCCTTCTTCGTCGAGGGCGAGGACCCGATGACGATGCATCGGGCCATGGCCGACACGTTGGACAGGGTGGCCGACCGGATTGCCGCGATCCGGGCCGAGGCGCGAGGGCAGGAGCGGCCCGCACGCCCGCGCTGGCCGATGATCGTGCTGCGAAGCCCGAAGGGCTGGACGGGGCCCAAGGAGGTCGAGGGCAAGAAGGTCGAAGGGTTCTGGCGCGCCCATCAGGTACCGCTCTCGAAGGTGCGCGAGGACGAGGGCCATCTGCGCCTTCTGGAAGAGTGGATGAAGAGCTACCGGCCGGACGAACTGTTCGACCCGGAGGGCAGGCTGCGTCCGGAACTGGCGGCGCTGGCGCCACGAGGCAGCAAGCGGATGGGGACCATCCCCCATGCCAATGGCGGCCTGTTGCGCCACGAACTGCGCCAGCCGGCGCTTGAGGATCATGCGCTGGACGTGGCCAGCCCCGGGGAGCCTACGGGCGAAGCCACTCGGGTGCTGGGGGCATATCTGCGCGACGTGATCCGGCTGAACGAGGATCGTCGCAACTTCCGGCTGATGGGGCCGGACGAGACCAGCTCGAACCGCCTGGACGCGGTGTTCGAGGCCACCGAGCGGCAATGGATGGAACCGATCCTGCCCGAGGACGTCCACCTGGCGCCGCAGGGGCGGGTGATGGAGATCCTGAGCGAACATCTCTGCCAGGGCTGGCTGGAGGGCTACCTGCTCACCGGCCGGCACGGGATGTTCTCCTGCTACGAGGCGTTCATCCACATCGTCGATTCGATGTTCAACCAGCATGCCAAGTGGCTGAAGGTTTCCCGCGAGTTGGACTGGCGACGGCCGATCTCGTCGCTGAACTATCTGCTGACATCCCATGTCTGGCGGCAGGACCATAACGGGTTCAGCCATCAGGATCCGGGGTTCGTGGACCTCGTGGCCAACAAGAAGGCCGACGTCGTGCGGATCTATTTCCCGCCCGATGCCAACTCGCTGCTGGTGGTGGCCGACCATTGCCTGGGCACCTACGACCGGATCAACGTGATCGTCGCCGGCAAGCAGCCGGCGCCGCAATGGCTGTCGCTCGAGGAGGCGCGCAGGCACTGCAAGGCCGGGGCGGGGATCTGGCACTGGGCCAGCAACGATCAGGATGGCGCCTCACCGGATGTGGTGATGGCCTGTGCCGGCGACGTGCCGACGATCGAGACGATCGCCGCGGTCGACCTGCTGCGCCGGCACCTGCCCGAGCTGCGGATCCGGGTGGTCAACGTGGTGGATCTCATGACCCTCCAGTCCGACGACATGCATCCCCACGGCTTTCCCGACCGGGCCTTCGACGCGCTGTTCACACCCGACAGGCCGGTAATCTTCGCCTATCATGGCTATCCCTACCTGATCCACCGGCTCACCTATCGCCGCGCGAACCACGCCAACATCCATGTCCATGGCTATCAGGAGGAGGGCACCACGACGACGCCGTTCGACATGGTGGTCCTGAACAAGCTGGACCGCTTCCATCTGGCGATCGCGGCGATCGACCGGATCCCGCACCTGCGCGAGCGCGCCGCGCATGTCCGGCAGGCGCTGCGTGACCGCCTGATCGAGCACCACGACTATATCCGCCGCCACGGGGAGGACATGCCGGAGATCAAGGAATGGCGGTGGTCCAGCCACCATGAATCCGCTCCTTCCTGA
- a CDS encoding exopolysaccharide biosynthesis protein — protein MLPVDPPAEELRSLGAVLERLERAARRQDEVSVADLQAAIGKRSFGPLLLVPGLVVLSPLSGIPTLPTFAAGILLLIAVQILGGRTSIWLPGRLARRTLPRHGLLKALAILEPGARVADRFVKPRLRILTGFWGIKAVALVCLLIAVTMPPLEILPFINSGAGLVIVIFALGITAHDGILVLAGLVITLAVLVAGGTILG, from the coding sequence ATGCTCCCCGTCGATCCTCCGGCGGAGGAACTGCGCAGCCTGGGGGCGGTGCTGGAGCGGCTGGAGCGCGCTGCGCGACGGCAGGACGAGGTCTCGGTCGCGGACCTGCAGGCCGCGATCGGCAAGCGGTCGTTTGGCCCCCTCCTGCTCGTGCCGGGCTTGGTGGTGCTGTCGCCACTTTCGGGGATCCCGACCCTGCCGACCTTTGCCGCCGGCATCCTGCTGCTGATCGCGGTGCAGATCCTGGGAGGGCGCACGTCGATCTGGCTGCCTGGCCGCCTGGCGAGGCGCACCCTCCCGCGCCACGGCCTCCTGAAGGCGCTGGCCATCCTGGAACCGGGCGCGCGGGTGGCGGACAGGTTCGTCAAGCCGCGCCTGCGGATCCTCACCGGCTTCTGGGGCATCAAGGCAGTGGCGCTGGTCTGCCTGCTGATCGCCGTCACCATGCCGCCCCTGGAGATCCTGCCGTTCATCAATTCCGGGGCAGGGCTGGTGATCGTGATCTTCGCGCTGGGGATCACCGCCCATGACGGGATCCTGGTGCTCGCGGGCCTCGTGATCACGCTGGCGGTGCTGGTCGCCGGCGGGACGATCCTGGGGTGA
- a CDS encoding purine-nucleoside phosphorylase produces MATAAIASMAPVAVSAAEPKLAPKALVITMFGAEAQPWLDGAGFTQEVKVPGLFAEYPVVACNEAGLCQMTTGMGFANAASSVSAVVYSERFDLTETYVLVAGIAGVDPGQGTLGSAHWARFAVDGGLRHEIDPRQIPEGWASGVVALGAAGPGEAAKWQAGTEVYRLDEKLLQKALALSQDTELLDSDEAAAYRQAYQGAGSKPPAVSICDTLSSDTYWHGSRIAEAMDVFVNVATKGEGDYCTTQMEDNATLTALKRGSDAGLLDFGRVAVLRTASNFDREAPDQTASASLGATSGGFPLATANAYRVGSKLTDAILADWENWKDGVPQD; encoded by the coding sequence ATGGCGACGGCCGCCATCGCTTCGATGGCGCCGGTCGCAGTCTCGGCGGCCGAGCCGAAGCTGGCGCCCAAGGCCCTGGTCATCACGATGTTCGGCGCGGAGGCGCAGCCCTGGCTGGATGGAGCCGGCTTCACCCAGGAAGTGAAGGTTCCCGGCCTGTTTGCCGAGTACCCGGTTGTCGCCTGCAACGAGGCGGGCTTATGCCAGATGACCACCGGGATGGGCTTCGCCAATGCGGCGAGCTCCGTCTCGGCGGTGGTCTATAGCGAACGGTTCGACCTCACCGAAACCTATGTCCTGGTTGCCGGGATCGCCGGGGTAGATCCCGGCCAGGGCACGCTCGGTTCGGCCCATTGGGCGCGGTTCGCCGTCGATGGCGGGCTGCGCCACGAAATCGACCCTCGGCAGATCCCGGAAGGATGGGCATCGGGGGTCGTTGCCCTTGGCGCGGCCGGTCCGGGAGAGGCGGCGAAGTGGCAGGCGGGAACCGAGGTCTACCGCCTCGACGAGAAGCTGCTGCAAAAGGCCCTGGCGCTGAGCCAGGACACCGAGCTTCTGGACAGCGATGAGGCGGCAGCCTACCGCCAGGCCTATCAGGGCGCCGGCTCGAAGCCGCCGGCGGTGAGCATCTGCGACACGCTCTCCAGCGATACCTACTGGCACGGCAGCAGGATTGCCGAGGCGATGGACGTCTTCGTCAATGTCGCGACCAAGGGCGAGGGCGACTACTGCACGACGCAGATGGAGGACAACGCGACCCTGACGGCGCTCAAGCGCGGCTCCGATGCAGGGCTGCTGGACTTTGGCCGCGTGGCCGTCCTGCGCACCGCCTCCAATTTCGACCGGGAAGCGCCGGATCAGACCGCCAGCGCATCGCTCGGCGCCACCTCCGGCGGCTTCCCGCTGGCCACCGCCAATGCCTATCGGGTCGGCAGCAAGCTCACCGATGCTATCCTGGCGGACTGGGAGAACTGGAAGGACGGCGTGCCGCAGGACTGA
- a CDS encoding pyridoxamine 5'-phosphate oxidase family protein — MNSPSSDIAFTPTVKAIQARKGSRTSYARMEAGGSWATRITPELAGFIQAQRSVFLATANAAGQPYIQHRGGPPGFLRVLDERTLAFTDLVGNRQYITQGNLEENPKAYLFLIDYTHRRRVKIWGNARVVEDDADLIRRLLPEDYPARPEQVVLFEVEAWDRNCPQHIPQRFEAADVEAVLARRDARIAALEAELRRLQPG, encoded by the coding sequence ATGAACTCTCCATCCAGCGACATTGCCTTCACCCCCACCGTCAAGGCGATCCAGGCCCGCAAGGGCTCGCGCACCTCCTATGCCCGCATGGAGGCGGGCGGCTCCTGGGCCACCCGGATCACCCCGGAGCTTGCCGGGTTCATCCAGGCCCAGCGCAGCGTGTTTCTGGCCACGGCGAATGCCGCAGGGCAGCCCTACATCCAGCACCGCGGCGGTCCGCCCGGCTTCCTGCGGGTGCTGGACGAGCGCACCCTGGCCTTCACCGACCTGGTCGGCAACCGCCAGTACATCACCCAGGGCAACCTCGAGGAGAACCCGAAGGCCTACCTGTTCCTGATCGACTATACCCATCGCCGCCGGGTCAAGATCTGGGGCAACGCCCGGGTGGTGGAGGATGATGCCGACCTGATCAGGCGCCTCCTGCCCGAAGACTATCCTGCCAGACCGGAGCAGGTCGTGCTGTTCGAGGTCGAAGCCTGGGACCGCAACTGCCCTCAGCATATCCCGCAGCGCTTCGAGGCAGCCGATGTCGAAGCGGTTCTGGCGAGGCGGGATGCAAGGATTGCAGCGCTGGAAGCGGAACTGCGCCGCCTCCAGCCGGGCTGA
- a CDS encoding LysR family transcriptional regulator has protein sequence MDRLAAMAILLAVEEAGSLSAGARRLGMPLATVSRRIAELEGHLGVRLFLRSSRRIVLTEPGRAYVLACRRILEDVAEAERAASGEYVAPKGELVITAPAVFGRLHVLPVVTAFLRSFPDVDIRLVLADQLVDLVQDPIDLAVRIAALPDSSLVAVRLGAIRRIVCASPLYLRDRGRPGRPQELAAHDCITFEGLGTSHAWSFPGLPPVPLRVRLAVNSAEAAIEAAQAGLGLTRVLAYQARQAVQAGDLEVLLEQFEPEAVPVQLVHRGGRVLPLKLRAFLDFATPRLRAGLGAARGGTG, from the coding sequence GTGGATCGGCTGGCGGCCATGGCGATCCTGCTGGCGGTCGAGGAAGCCGGCAGCCTGTCCGCGGGCGCTCGCCGCCTGGGCATGCCGCTTGCCACGGTGAGCCGGCGGATCGCCGAATTGGAGGGCCATCTTGGTGTCCGGTTGTTCCTGCGCTCCAGCCGGCGGATCGTCCTCACCGAGCCGGGGCGGGCCTACGTGCTTGCCTGCCGGCGGATCCTGGAGGACGTGGCCGAGGCGGAGCGGGCGGCTTCCGGCGAGTATGTCGCTCCCAAGGGCGAACTGGTCATCACCGCGCCGGCGGTGTTCGGTCGCCTGCACGTGCTGCCGGTGGTGACAGCGTTCCTGCGTTCTTTCCCCGACGTCGACATCCGCCTCGTGCTGGCCGATCAGCTGGTCGACCTGGTTCAGGATCCGATCGATCTGGCGGTGCGGATCGCCGCCCTGCCGGACAGCAGCCTGGTGGCGGTCCGGCTCGGCGCCATACGGCGGATCGTCTGCGCCAGTCCCCTCTACCTGCGCGATCGGGGCCGGCCGGGAAGGCCCCAGGAGCTGGCAGCGCATGACTGCATCACCTTCGAGGGCCTGGGGACCAGCCATGCCTGGAGCTTCCCGGGCCTGCCGCCGGTGCCGCTGCGGGTCCGGCTCGCGGTCAATTCGGCCGAGGCGGCCATCGAGGCGGCGCAGGCGGGCCTGGGCCTGACCCGTGTCCTCGCCTACCAGGCCCGGCAGGCTGTCCAGGCGGGAGACCTGGAGGTGCTGCTGGAGCAGTTCGAGCCCGAGGCGGTACCGGTGCAGCTGGTTCATCGGGGCGGGAGGGTCCTGCCGCTCAAGCTGCGGGCCTTTCTGGACTTCGCCACGCCGCGTCTCCGGGCCGGCCTGGGTGCGGCTCGGGGAGGAACGGGTTGA